The following are from one region of the Sardina pilchardus chromosome 4, fSarPil1.1, whole genome shotgun sequence genome:
- the LOC134078986 gene encoding E3 ubiquitin-protein ligase TRIM35-like, whose protein sequence is MDEVAQDRKEELKIQLQPLQKKLETFGYVKLICDQTAEHIKTQAQHTERQIKHEFEKLHQFLRDEEAARITTLREEEEQKSQRMKEKIEKMSREISSLSDTIRAIEKEMGADDITFLQNYKSTVERAQCTLQDPERVSGTLINVAKYLGNLKFRVWEKMQEIVQYTPVTLDPNTAHPRLILSEDLTSMRWGVEKYLPYNPERFDEYADVLGSEGFNSGTHYWDVEVGENTMWDVGVMAESLQMKGNYYSMSGLWFVRYYSAEYAAHSPPQPSTLLTVQQKLQRIRVQLDWDRGELSFSDPDNFISNLYLYS, encoded by the exons ATGGATGAAGTAGCACAGGATCGTAAG GAGGAGCTGAAGATCCAACTGCAGCCCTTACAGAAGAAACTGGAGACCTTTGGATATGTTAAACTCATCTGTGACCAAACAGCAGAACATATTAAG actcaggctcaacacacagagaggcagatcAAGCAtgagtttgagaagcttcaccagtttctacgagatgaagaggcagccaggataactacactgagggaggaagaggagcagaagagtcagaggatgaaggagaagattgagaagatgagcagagagatctcatctctttcagacaccatcagagccatagagaaggagatgggagctgatgacatcacattcctgCAG aactacaagagcacagtggaaag agcccagtgcacactgcaggatccagagagggtttcaggaactctgatcaatgtggcaaagtACCTGGGtaacctgaagttcagagtctgggagaagatgcaggaaattgttcagtaca ctcctgtgactctggatcccaacactgcacacccacgactcatcctgtctgaggatctgaccagcaTGAGATGGGGTGTTGAGAAATATCTTCCTtataacccagagagatttgatgagtATGCTGATGTCCTGGGCTCTGAAGGCTTTAACTCCGGGACTCACtactgggatgtggaggttggggAGAACACAATGTGGGATGTGGGTGTGATGGCAGAGTCTCTCCAGATGAAGGGAAACTACTACTCCATGAGTGGACTGTGGTTTGTGAGGTATTACAGTGCTGAATATGCAGCACATTCTCCTCCTCAGccctccactctcctcacagtgcagcagaaactccagaggatcagagtgcagctggactgggacagaggagagctgtcattctctgaccctgataatTTCATTTCAAACCTTTATTTATACTCGTAG
- the LOC134078985 gene encoding zinc-binding protein A33-like, translated as MFQNYKSTVKRAQCTLQDPERVSGALINVAKHLGNLKFRVWEKMQETVQYTPVTLDPNTAHPKLILSEDLTSLRCDNKKQQLPDNQERFDMWGDVLGSEGFNSGTHCWDVEVGENTWWYVGVMTESLQRKGDYTSMSGYWYVWYYDAAYGTCAAPHDPTPLTVYQKPQRIRVQLDWDRGKLSFSNPDNNKHLHTFTHRFTERVFPYFFTGRNVPLRMLPVKASVRVEQHS; from the exons ATGttccagaactacaagagcacagtaaaaag agcccagtgcacactgcaggatccagagagggtttcaggagctctgatcaatgtggcaaagcacctgggcaacctgaagttcagagtctgggagaagatgcaggagactgttcagtaca ctcctgtgactctggatcccaacactgcacacccaaaactcatcctgtctgaggatctgaccagttTGAGATGTGATAATAAGAAacagcagcttcctgataaTCAAGAGAGATTTGACATGTGGGGTGAtgtcctgggctctgagggctttaactcagggactcactgctgggatgtggaggttggagagaacACATGGTGGTATGTGGGTGTGATGACAGAGTCTctccagaggaagggagactaCACCTCCATGAGTGGATACTGGTATGTGTGGTATTATGATGCTGCATATGGAACATGTGCTGCTCCTCATGACCCCACTCCCCTCACAGTGTATCAGAAAccccagaggatcagagtgcagctggactgggacagaggaaagcTGTCATTCTCTAACCCTGATAAtaacaaacacttacacactttcacacacaggtTCACTGAGAGGGTTTTTCCATACTTTTTTACTGGCAGAAATGTCCCTCTGCGGATGTTACCAGTGAAGGCCTCAGTAAGAGTAGAGCAGCACAGTTAG
- the LOC134078987 gene encoding E3 ubiquitin/ISG15 ligase TRIM25-like, translating to MTSASVLDELSCSICLDLLKDPVTVACGHSFCLKCIKGCWDQEDQKGVYSCPQCRQTFTPRPVLGRNTMLTKVLEKLKKTDLQSDVKAPSYAGPDDVECDFCTGRKHKAIKSCLTCLVSYCEAHIQPHYEVPRFSKHKLVNATSLQEKICSQHDRIIEVFCRTDQRLICVMCSMDNHDWHRTVSAAAEWTEKQKTLLQMKGDSQSQIQQKEKEVVEVKQALKSLQAFTQQAVVDTERIFTELISFMEEKRSEVTKSIRAQERAEVSRAEGLLEQLELEITKLKSRDAEVEKLQPIEDPVDFIQSFQSHFTHPYVAKALPQVTFQPQFLFSEVMTLVVPSLKKKTEEFLLAIKKVLGSAYVFVNFPECSDWHGVPSEMELVI from the exons ATGACAAGTGCTTCAGTGTTGGATGAGTTAAGCTGTTCAATCTGTCTAGATCTACTGAAGGACCCGGTAACTGTTGcctgtggacacagtttctgTTTGAAGTGCATTAAAGGCTGCTGGGATCAAGAAGACCAGAAGGGTGTTtacagctgcccccagtgcagacAGACCTTCACTCCAAGGCCTGTGCTGGGAAGAAACACAATGCTGACTAAAGTTCTAGAGAAGCTGAAGAAGACTGATCTGCAGTCTGATGTTAAGGCTCCTTCCTATGCCGGACCAGACGATGTGGAGTGTGATTTCTGTACTGGGAGAAAACATAAAGCCATCAAGTCATGTCTAACATGCCTGGTTTCTTATTGTGAAGCTCACATTCAGCCTCACTATGAAGTACCTCGTTTTAGCAAGCACAAGCTGGTGAATGCCACCTCACTACAGGAGAAGATCTGCTCTCAGCATGACAGGATCATTGAGGTGTTTTGTCGCACAGACCAGAGGTTaatctgtgtgatgtgttccaTGGACAACCACGACTGGCATAGAACAGTCTCAGCTGCAGCAGAATGGACTGAGAAGCAG AAAACACTGCTGCAGATGAAGGGGGATAGCCAGAGTCAGATCCagcagaaggagaaggaggtggtggaggtgaaaCAAGCTCTGAAGTCTCTGCAG GCCTTTACACAACAAGCTGTTGTGGACACTGAGAGGATCTTCACTGAGCTGATCAGCTTCATGGAGGAAAAGCGTTCTGAGGTGACCAAGTCGATCAGAGCTCAGGAGAGGGCAGAGGTGAGTCGAGCTGAAGGACtcctggagcagctggagctggagatcaCTAAACTGAAGAGCAGAGATGCTGAGGTGGAGAAACTTCAGCCAATAGAAGACCCCGTTGATTTCATTCAG AGTTTCCAGTCACACTTCACCCACCCATATGTGGCTAAGGCCCTTCCCCAGGTCACTTTTCAACCACAGTTCCTCTTCAGTGAAGTGATGACACTGGTGGTTCCGtctctgaaaaagaaaacagaagagtTTCTCTTGGCAATAAAAaaag TTCTGGGTTCAGCGTACGTCTTTGTCAACTTTCCTGAATGCTCTGACTGGCATGGAGTCCCCTCGGAGATGGAGCTGGTCATCTGA